One Roseomonas sp. OT10 DNA window includes the following coding sequences:
- a CDS encoding LysR family transcriptional regulator yields the protein MNQRDLECFVKVVDAGSFSQAAILLGRPQPALSRHIRDLETDLNTTLLYRNGRGVVLTEAGRRLYTRATTILTQIAEARAEVMARGGLTAASIGMPASLSRILAAPLAAALEAAHPGIGLRFTDACNGHLLEWLADSRLDVALLYATEASQRLSAEPLISEPMHLIRRAGGERAPATVPAAGLTAHALVLPGRQHGLRQQATLWAMRNGIELRIRAECDGFASLLELVMSGVGATILPATSVRLEIERGLLQASLIVDPVFSRQIVLATPANRPSMKDLLRAIRRQVRGLDQATGWSAVEPPAPQGGQVTGPS from the coding sequence ATGAACCAGCGCGACCTCGAATGCTTCGTGAAGGTCGTGGACGCCGGCAGCTTCTCGCAGGCCGCCATCCTGCTCGGCCGCCCGCAGCCGGCGCTGAGCCGGCATATCCGCGACCTGGAGACGGACCTCAACACCACCCTGCTGTACCGCAACGGCCGCGGCGTGGTGCTGACCGAGGCCGGGCGCCGGCTCTATACCCGCGCCACCACGATCCTGACCCAGATCGCCGAGGCGCGGGCGGAGGTGATGGCGCGGGGCGGGCTGACCGCGGCGAGCATCGGCATGCCGGCCAGCCTCAGCCGCATCCTCGCCGCGCCGCTGGCGGCCGCGCTGGAGGCGGCGCATCCGGGCATCGGCCTCCGCTTCACCGACGCCTGCAACGGCCACCTGCTGGAGTGGCTGGCGGACAGTCGCCTGGACGTCGCCCTGCTCTACGCCACGGAAGCGTCGCAGCGGCTGTCCGCCGAGCCGCTGATCAGCGAGCCCATGCACCTCATCCGGCGGGCCGGCGGGGAGAGGGCGCCGGCCACCGTGCCGGCCGCCGGGCTGACGGCGCACGCCCTGGTGCTGCCGGGTCGGCAGCACGGGCTGCGGCAGCAGGCCACGCTCTGGGCCATGCGCAACGGGATCGAGCTGCGCATCCGCGCGGAATGCGACGGCTTCGCCTCCCTGCTGGAACTGGTCATGAGCGGCGTCGGGGCGACGATCCTCCCGGCCACCTCGGTGCGGCTGGAGATCGAACGCGGGCTGCTGCAGGCCTCGCTGATCGTGGACCCCGTCTTCTCGCGCCAGATCGTCCTGGCCACGCCGGCCAACCGGCCCAGCATGAAGGACCTCCTGCGCGCCATCAGGCGACAGGTCCGCGGCCTGGACCAGGCGACCGGCTGGAGCGCCGTGGAGCCGCCGGCACCGCAGGGCGGGCAGGTCACCGGGCCGTCGTGA
- a CDS encoding Rid family hydrolase yields MVDVVKVKSGSKFEDSQNYSRIVAVGDLIFVSNTAGIDYATRQISPDAGEQCTKALQNIERALASVGATMADIVKVVKHIPNREDKDKVGEAFARAFQGIDPTSTTLCTPLASDIYKVELEVIAYRGAGKAGQQRLRITV; encoded by the coding sequence ATGGTCGACGTCGTCAAGGTCAAGTCCGGCAGCAAGTTCGAGGATTCCCAGAACTACTCGCGCATCGTGGCGGTGGGCGACCTGATCTTCGTGTCCAACACCGCCGGCATCGACTACGCGACCCGTCAGATCTCGCCCGATGCGGGCGAGCAATGCACGAAGGCGCTGCAGAACATCGAGCGCGCCCTGGCCTCGGTCGGCGCGACCATGGCCGACATCGTGAAGGTGGTGAAGCACATCCCCAACCGCGAGGACAAGGACAAGGTCGGCGAGGCCTTCGCCCGCGCCTTCCAGGGCATCGACCCGACCTCGACCACGCTCTGCACGCCGCTCGCGAGCGACATCTACAAGGTCGAGCTGGAGGTCATCGCCTATCGCGGCGCCGGCAAGGCCGGGCAGCAGCGGCTGCGCATCACCGTCTGA
- a CDS encoding ABC transporter ATP-binding protein, which yields MSEALIEARELAKTFPARGMLRRGKPVQAVRRIDVSVARGEALGVVGESGSGKSTLGRLLLGLLPATGGTMRFDGQAMEGISGTEWRRLRRRMGLVFQDPFGSLDPRRRVGEQIADGLAIHGLAPAAERPARVAALLAQVGLDPAHGQRFPHEFSGGQRQRIGIARALATQPEFLVLDEPVSALDVSIQAQVLQLLAELRRELSLAMLFISHDLPVVASLCDRVVVMYLGRVMEEGPSRQVFARPAHPYSRALISATPMLDPSRRTARILLPGDPPSPANPPSGCVFRTRCAHARDACAETVPELRPFGGNGQRVACIRAEEIAEAAA from the coding sequence ATGAGCGAGGCGCTGATCGAGGCCAGGGAGCTCGCCAAGACCTTCCCGGCGCGCGGCATGCTGCGGCGCGGCAAGCCGGTGCAAGCGGTGCGGCGGATCGACGTGAGCGTGGCGCGCGGCGAGGCGCTGGGGGTGGTGGGCGAGAGCGGCTCGGGCAAGAGCACGCTCGGCCGCCTGCTGCTGGGCCTGCTGCCGGCGACGGGCGGCACCATGCGCTTCGACGGCCAGGCCATGGAGGGGATCTCCGGCACGGAGTGGCGGCGGCTGCGGCGGCGGATGGGGCTGGTGTTCCAGGACCCGTTCGGCAGCCTCGACCCGCGCCGGCGGGTGGGCGAGCAGATCGCCGACGGCCTCGCGATCCACGGGCTGGCGCCCGCGGCCGAGCGCCCGGCGCGGGTGGCGGCGCTGCTGGCGCAGGTGGGGCTCGATCCGGCGCACGGGCAGCGCTTCCCGCACGAGTTCTCGGGCGGGCAGCGGCAGCGCATCGGCATCGCGCGCGCCCTGGCCACGCAGCCCGAATTCCTGGTGCTGGACGAGCCGGTCTCGGCGCTGGACGTCTCCATCCAGGCCCAGGTGCTGCAACTGCTGGCCGAGCTGCGGCGCGAGCTGTCGCTCGCGATGCTGTTCATCAGCCACGACCTGCCGGTGGTGGCCAGCCTCTGCGACCGGGTGGTGGTGATGTATCTCGGCCGGGTGATGGAGGAGGGACCGTCGCGCCAGGTCTTCGCCCGGCCGGCGCATCCCTACAGCCGGGCGCTGATCTCGGCGACGCCGATGCTCGACCCGTCGCGGCGGACGGCGCGCATCCTGCTGCCGGGCGACCCGCCCAGCCCGGCCAACCCGCCATCGGGCTGCGTCTTCCGCACCCGCTGCGCCCATGCGCGCGACGCCTGCGCGGAGACGGTGCCGGAGCTGCGTCCCTTCGGCGGGAACGGGCAGCGCGTCGCCTGCATCCGGGCGGAGGAGATCGCCGAAGCGGCGGCGTGA
- a CDS encoding dipeptide/oligopeptide/nickel ABC transporter permease/ATP-binding protein produces the protein MRRLWLPGGAVALIILLALAAPLLGLPDPVRQDIARRLAGPMLGSPLGRDEFGRDVLSRLVWGARTSLSVAFASALIAGVLGTALGLLGGWFRGLGEVLAVRSMDVILCFPPVLLALLVVTLAGPGAGTLVLVLSVLYLPGFARVTYAEVLSAREHDYVEAVRALGAPTGRILLRTVLPNVAGPVLVQFSLAVAAAVVLESGLSFLGLGVVPPAPSWGLMIRGARATMEQAPLLLLWPCLALTLTILAMNLLCDALRDAVDPRTPSGHRPLRLAERLLPGLLPAPRAPAAAETVLEVRGLTVEIATPRGPIRPVQDVSLSVRAGETLAVVGESGSGKSVTATAVMGLLPPVAVPVAGEAWFGGRDLLRTEEATLRRLRGGAMAMVFQDPMSSLNPVHRVGDQVIEAIQAHQGLPAAEARALAEALFRQVGIADPARRLRAFPHEMSGGMRQRVMIAMGLANRPKLLICDEPTTALDVTVQAQILDLLRALQRETGTAMVFITHSLGVVAEIADRVAVMYAGQIVEQGSVAEVFERPLHPYTRALLAAVPEGDELPAGIPGVVPPPYALPPGCRFAPRCPHAIAACSAAPPALEAPGAGREVRCIRWHALAAVPEAVA, from the coding sequence ATGCGCAGGCTCTGGCTTCCCGGCGGCGCGGTCGCCCTGATCATCCTGCTGGCGCTGGCGGCGCCGCTGCTGGGCCTGCCCGACCCGGTGCGGCAGGACATCGCCCGCCGCCTCGCCGGCCCCATGCTGGGCAGTCCGCTGGGGCGGGACGAGTTCGGCCGCGACGTGCTCTCCCGCCTCGTCTGGGGCGCGCGCACCAGCCTGTCCGTCGCCTTCGCCTCGGCGCTGATCGCGGGGGTGCTGGGCACGGCGCTCGGCCTGCTGGGCGGCTGGTTCCGCGGCCTGGGCGAGGTCCTGGCGGTGCGCAGCATGGACGTGATCCTGTGCTTCCCGCCCGTGCTGCTGGCGCTGCTGGTGGTCACCCTCGCCGGGCCCGGGGCGGGCACGCTGGTGCTGGTGCTCTCCGTGCTCTACCTGCCCGGCTTCGCCCGCGTGACCTATGCGGAGGTGCTCTCGGCCCGCGAGCACGACTACGTGGAAGCCGTCCGGGCGCTGGGCGCCCCCACCGGGCGCATCCTGCTGCGCACCGTTCTGCCCAACGTGGCCGGACCGGTGCTGGTGCAGTTCTCGCTGGCCGTCGCGGCGGCGGTGGTGCTGGAGAGCGGGCTCTCCTTCCTCGGCCTGGGCGTGGTGCCGCCCGCCCCCTCCTGGGGGCTGATGATCCGCGGCGCGCGGGCCACCATGGAGCAGGCGCCGCTGCTGCTGCTCTGGCCCTGCCTGGCGCTGACCCTGACCATCCTGGCGATGAACCTGCTCTGCGACGCGCTGCGCGACGCGGTGGACCCGCGCACCCCGTCCGGCCACCGGCCGCTGCGCCTGGCCGAGCGGCTCCTGCCCGGGCTGCTCCCCGCGCCGCGCGCCCCCGCCGCGGCGGAGACGGTGCTGGAGGTGCGCGGCCTGACGGTGGAGATCGCCACCCCGCGCGGCCCGATCCGCCCGGTGCAGGACGTCTCCCTCTCCGTCCGTGCCGGCGAGACCCTGGCCGTGGTGGGCGAGAGCGGCTCGGGCAAGTCCGTCACCGCGACCGCGGTGATGGGGCTGCTGCCGCCCGTCGCCGTGCCGGTGGCGGGCGAGGCCTGGTTCGGCGGCCGCGACCTGCTGCGGACGGAGGAGGCGACGCTGCGCAGGTTGCGGGGCGGCGCCATGGCCATGGTCTTCCAGGACCCGATGAGCAGCCTGAACCCCGTCCACCGCGTCGGCGACCAGGTGATCGAGGCGATCCAGGCGCACCAGGGCCTGCCCGCCGCCGAGGCGCGCGCGCTGGCCGAGGCGCTGTTCCGGCAGGTCGGCATCGCCGATCCCGCCCGCCGCCTGCGCGCCTTCCCGCACGAGATGTCGGGCGGCATGCGCCAGCGCGTGATGATCGCCATGGGCCTCGCCAACCGGCCGAAGCTGCTGATCTGCGACGAGCCGACCACGGCGCTGGACGTGACGGTGCAGGCGCAGATCCTCGACCTGCTGCGCGCCCTGCAGCGGGAGACGGGCACGGCGATGGTCTTCATCACCCACAGCCTGGGCGTGGTGGCGGAGATCGCGGACCGCGTCGCGGTGATGTATGCCGGCCAGATCGTCGAGCAGGGCAGCGTGGCCGAGGTCTTCGAGCGGCCGCTGCACCCCTACACCCGCGCCCTGCTGGCCGCGGTGCCCGAGGGCGACGAGCTGCCCGCGGGGATTCCGGGCGTGGTGCCGCCCCCCTACGCCCTCCCGCCCGGTTGCCGCTTCGCGCCGCGCTGCCCGCATGCCATCGCCGCCTGCTCCGCCGCCCCGCCCGCGCTGGAGGCGCCCGGCGCCGGTCGCGAGGTGCGCTGCATCCGCTGGCACGCGCTGGCCGCGGTGCCGGAGGCGGTGGCGTGA
- a CDS encoding ABC transporter permease has translation MLWVLRRIGIALALLWLVSSIVFLSLHMVPGDPAELLLSAGGAPDPAAVAELRERLGLERPLLEQYGSFLGGLLRGDLGTSLVDDYPVAQEIALRLPRTLELILAGTVLALLVGMPAGIAAALHRGSAFDRIASAVAAFLLALPVFVVGTLLVLVLAQMLRVMPAGGYVPLARDPAQHLTLLALPAIAIAKGMAAVVFRMTRAAVLDTLGKDFIRTARAKGLAPRRILLRHVVRNSLTPVLTVLALQMGSLLGGTVLVEYVFNWPGLSTPLLRAVEARDYPMVVGIVLVISGLFLLINLVTDLLYAALDPRIRAA, from the coding sequence ATGCTCTGGGTGCTGCGCCGGATCGGCATCGCCCTGGCCCTGCTCTGGCTGGTCAGCAGCATCGTCTTCCTGTCGCTGCACATGGTCCCGGGCGACCCGGCGGAGCTGCTGCTCTCCGCCGGCGGCGCCCCCGACCCGGCCGCGGTGGCGGAGCTGCGCGAGCGGCTGGGGCTGGAACGGCCGTTGCTGGAGCAGTACGGCAGCTTCCTCGGCGGGTTGCTGCGGGGGGATCTCGGCACCTCGCTGGTGGACGACTACCCGGTGGCACAGGAGATCGCGCTCCGCCTGCCGCGCACGCTGGAGCTGATCCTCGCCGGCACGGTGCTGGCCCTGCTGGTCGGCATGCCGGCCGGCATCGCCGCGGCGCTGCACCGGGGCAGCGCCTTCGACCGCATCGCCTCGGCCGTGGCGGCCTTCCTCCTGGCCCTGCCGGTCTTCGTGGTGGGCACGCTGCTGGTGCTGGTGCTGGCGCAGATGCTGCGCGTCATGCCCGCCGGCGGCTACGTGCCCCTGGCCCGCGACCCGGCGCAGCACCTGACCCTGCTCGCCCTGCCGGCCATCGCCATCGCCAAGGGGATGGCGGCGGTGGTCTTCCGCATGACGCGCGCCGCGGTGCTGGACACGCTGGGCAAGGACTTCATCCGCACCGCCCGGGCCAAGGGGCTGGCGCCGCGCCGCATCCTGCTGCGCCACGTGGTCCGGAATTCGCTTACGCCCGTGCTGACGGTGCTGGCCTTGCAGATGGGCTCGCTGCTCGGCGGCACGGTGCTGGTCGAGTACGTCTTCAACTGGCCCGGCCTCTCCACCCCGTTGCTGCGCGCGGTGGAGGCGCGGGACTATCCGATGGTGGTGGGCATCGTGCTGGTCATCTCGGGCCTGTTCCTGCTGATCAACCTGGTGACGGACCTGCTCTATGCCGCGCTCGACCCGCGCATCCGGGCGGCCTGA
- a CDS encoding ABC transporter substrate-binding protein, with protein MLPTRRALLGSAMAMGAGLALPRTVRAARVPNTLVFGLSSYPPNLQAFAPAGTAALTVKLQTHRGLLSYDAAGKVRAELAESWEPQGPTGWRFKLREAVFHNGKPVTAEDVRWTLEQVAAERSVSPFAGQFREIERVETPDARTVIVVMKEPTIVLPEWLAHPHVPIVAKDSLGRDGVGIGAGPYTVKAQERGTSVDLEANPRFYRPGLPKIRNLRFVAYADENLRVAALRAGDVDIIEYVPWEAMASIEADPQLKLDNQNGPFMWMGFNGARKPFDNPLVRQACAYAIRREEIVQAVFFGRGAPLAGVPLIDSSPFFDAARSRHFAHDPGKAKALLSQAGLADGFSAQLLSTAQYGMHKSTAEIVQQHLAEIGVKVELSMPDWATRVARGGRGQYDFFIQGSTADNNDPDGLSTLLDGTLPPSTVRSMNIPTPEVHQLFAEGRREFDAAKRKEIYARLEAQALQDCALVGLAWRAQGYAMAKDVQGFRGLPGGLNFNSGITLEDVTLG; from the coding sequence ATGCTTCCGACCCGTCGCGCCCTCCTGGGCTCCGCCATGGCCATGGGGGCGGGTCTCGCCCTGCCCCGGACCGTCCGCGCGGCACGCGTGCCGAACACGCTCGTCTTCGGCCTCTCCAGCTACCCGCCCAACCTGCAGGCCTTCGCCCCCGCCGGCACCGCCGCGCTGACGGTGAAGCTGCAGACCCATCGCGGCCTGCTCTCCTATGATGCCGCCGGCAAGGTGCGGGCGGAGCTGGCCGAGAGCTGGGAGCCGCAGGGCCCGACCGGCTGGCGCTTCAAGCTGCGCGAGGCGGTGTTCCACAACGGCAAGCCGGTGACCGCCGAGGACGTCCGCTGGACGCTGGAGCAGGTCGCGGCGGAGCGTTCCGTCTCGCCCTTCGCCGGGCAGTTCCGCGAGATCGAGCGCGTGGAGACGCCCGATGCGCGCACCGTCATCGTCGTGATGAAGGAGCCGACGATCGTCCTGCCGGAATGGCTGGCGCATCCGCACGTGCCGATCGTGGCCAAGGACTCGCTGGGCCGCGACGGCGTCGGGATCGGTGCCGGCCCCTACACCGTCAAGGCGCAGGAGCGCGGCACCTCCGTCGACCTGGAGGCCAACCCGCGTTTCTACCGCCCCGGCCTGCCGAAGATCCGCAACCTGCGCTTCGTCGCCTATGCGGACGAGAACCTGCGCGTCGCCGCGCTGCGGGCGGGGGACGTGGACATCATCGAGTACGTCCCCTGGGAGGCGATGGCCTCGATCGAGGCCGACCCGCAGCTGAAGCTGGACAACCAGAACGGCCCCTTCATGTGGATGGGCTTCAACGGCGCGCGCAAGCCCTTCGACAACCCGCTGGTGCGCCAGGCCTGCGCCTATGCCATCCGGCGCGAGGAGATCGTGCAGGCGGTGTTCTTCGGCCGCGGCGCGCCGCTGGCCGGCGTGCCGCTGATCGACAGCAGCCCCTTCTTCGACGCGGCGCGCAGCCGTCACTTCGCCCATGACCCGGGCAAGGCGAAGGCGCTGCTGTCCCAGGCAGGGCTCGCGGACGGCTTCTCCGCCCAGCTCCTCTCCACCGCGCAGTACGGCATGCACAAGTCCACCGCCGAGATCGTGCAGCAGCACCTGGCCGAGATCGGCGTCAAGGTAGAACTGAGCATGCCGGACTGGGCGACGCGCGTGGCCCGCGGCGGGCGCGGCCAGTACGACTTCTTCATCCAGGGCAGCACGGCGGACAACAACGACCCGGACGGGCTCTCCACCCTGCTCGACGGCACCCTGCCCCCCAGCACCGTGCGCAGCATGAACATCCCCACACCGGAGGTGCACCAGCTCTTCGCCGAGGGACGGCGGGAGTTCGACGCGGCGAAGCGCAAGGAGATCTATGCGCGGCTGGAGGCGCAGGCGCTGCAGGACTGCGCCCTGGTCGGCCTCGCCTGGCGCGCGCAGGGCTATGCGATGGCGAAGGACGTGCAGGGCTTCAGGGGCCTGCCGGGCGGGCTGAACTTCAACTCCGGCATCACGCTGGAGGACGTGACCCTTGGCTGA
- a CDS encoding NAD(P)/FAD-dependent oxidoreductase codes for MAPQVDRFQGSEEIPARTSVVVIGGGIAGVSTALFLADRGVPVVLCEKGVIGGEQSSRNWGWTRVMGRDEREIPLGLESLKLWHRMNEMTRAETGFRECGIAYLCDTEKEVADYEAWQEKARPYQVHTQLLRGQDIDRVVPGAARPYVGALYNPGDGRAEPTKAAPAIAAGAAARGATILTGCAVRGIETKGGRVDAVVTERGRIACDSVVLAGGAWSRLFAGNAGIDLPQLKILGSVFRTGPVPGAPEVSAGSNHFGFRKRLDGGYTVSRRNASISVLTPDSFRLFADFAPTLVKSWRELRLRVGSQFLTEWNTPRRWRMDEQSPFERVRVLDPEPNAGLIDEAKRLLPAAFPAFKAMHEVERWGGLIDVTPDAVPVISAVDAIPGFFMATGFSGHGFGIGPGAGRLMADLVTGATPVVDAEPYRLSRFNRSQRLAA; via the coding sequence ATGGCGCCACAGGTGGACCGGTTCCAGGGCAGCGAGGAGATTCCGGCGCGGACCTCCGTCGTGGTGATCGGCGGCGGCATCGCGGGCGTTTCCACCGCGCTGTTCCTCGCGGACCGCGGCGTGCCCGTGGTGCTGTGCGAGAAGGGCGTCATCGGCGGCGAGCAGTCCAGCCGGAACTGGGGATGGACGCGGGTGATGGGCCGCGACGAGCGCGAGATCCCGCTAGGGCTGGAAAGCCTGAAGCTGTGGCACCGCATGAACGAGATGACCAGGGCGGAGACCGGGTTCCGCGAATGCGGCATCGCCTATCTCTGCGACACGGAGAAGGAGGTCGCCGACTACGAGGCCTGGCAGGAGAAGGCGCGCCCCTACCAGGTCCACACCCAGCTCCTGCGCGGCCAGGACATCGACCGCGTCGTGCCCGGGGCCGCGCGGCCCTATGTCGGGGCCCTGTACAATCCCGGCGACGGGCGGGCGGAGCCGACCAAGGCGGCGCCCGCCATCGCCGCCGGCGCCGCGGCGCGGGGCGCCACCATCCTGACCGGCTGCGCCGTGCGCGGCATCGAGACCAAGGGCGGCCGCGTGGACGCGGTGGTGACGGAGCGCGGGCGGATCGCCTGCGACAGCGTCGTGCTGGCGGGCGGGGCCTGGTCGCGGCTCTTCGCCGGCAATGCGGGGATCGACCTGCCGCAGCTCAAGATCCTGGGCAGCGTCTTCCGCACCGGCCCGGTGCCGGGCGCGCCCGAGGTCAGCGCCGGCAGCAACCATTTCGGCTTCCGCAAGCGGCTGGACGGCGGCTACACCGTCTCCCGGCGCAATGCCAGCATCTCCGTCCTCACGCCCGACAGCTTCCGCCTCTTCGCCGATTTCGCGCCGACCCTGGTGAAGTCCTGGCGCGAGCTGCGGCTGCGCGTCGGCTCGCAGTTCCTCACCGAATGGAACACGCCGCGCCGCTGGCGGATGGACGAGCAGTCGCCTTTCGAGCGCGTGCGCGTCCTTGACCCTGAGCCGAATGCCGGGCTGATCGACGAGGCCAAGCGCCTCCTCCCCGCCGCCTTCCCCGCCTTCAAGGCGATGCACGAGGTGGAGCGCTGGGGCGGGCTGATCGACGTGACGCCGGATGCCGTGCCGGTGATCTCCGCCGTCGATGCGATCCCCGGCTTCTTCATGGCGACCGGCTTCTCCGGCCACGGCTTCGGCATCGGCCCCGGCGCGGGACGGCTGATGGCGGACCTCGTGACCGGCGCCACCCCGGTGGTGGATGCCGAGCCCTACCGGCTGAGCCGCTTCAACCGGAGCCAGCGACTGGCCGCCTGA